In one window of Ignatzschineria indica DNA:
- the rpsI gene encoding 30S ribosomal protein S9, protein MAANQNYGTGRRKRSQARVFLRKGTGSIIVNDKSLDDYFPREVSRMVVRQPLELLEVTDQFDVIVTVKGGGLSGQAGAIRHGLTRALVEYDEANRAPLRKAGFVTRDPRSVERKKIGLRSARRATQFSKR, encoded by the coding sequence ATGGCAGCTAACCAAAATTACGGTACTGGAAGACGTAAAAGATCACAAGCAAGAGTGTTTTTACGTAAAGGTACAGGCAGTATTATTGTTAACGATAAATCACTCGATGATTACTTCCCACGTGAAGTATCACGCATGGTAGTTCGTCAACCGCTTGAGCTTTTAGAAGTTACTGATCAATTTGATGTGATTGTAACTGTGAAAGGTGGTGGTTTGAGTGGTCAAGCCGGTGCAATTCGTCACGGCTTAACACGTGCACTCGTTGAGTATGATGAGGCGAATCGTGCGCCGTTACGTAAAGCAGGTTTCGTAACTCGTGACCCACGTAGCGTTGAGCGTAAGAAAATCGGTCTTCGTTCAGCACGTCGTGCAACTCAGTTCTCAAAACGTTAA